In Tachysurus fulvidraco isolate hzauxx_2018 chromosome 3, HZAU_PFXX_2.0, whole genome shotgun sequence, a single window of DNA contains:
- the LOC113662732 gene encoding C-C chemokine receptor type 5-like isoform X2 — MAEVSERTTTPGNVSDYYTLRPDPYSTHISNIKAFSRVFLPTLYSIVFIVGFIGNGLVLCVLVKFSKRSNMSDVCLFNLALSDLLFLLSLPFYAHYVATTQWMFGSFMCHTVIAFYTLGFYGSIFFMILMTIERYSAIVHTNNSLFSKHRSVRAIIALVLFMWTLSLGASLPNIIFSQMKYASVGWICSLEYPKGTKWRSFYYMELNILSLIIPLSVMVFCYSRIIPILMTMTSQKKHRAVRLILVLVSVFFLFWTPYNIVIFLKFLQYLGYMSTREWYQDLNMAMQWVETIAFCHCCINPFIYAFVVQRFRNLFLRILKEWFPCCFGRFRTTENDFSMNNI; from the exons ATGGCAGAGGTTTCAGAGCGCACAACGACAC ctGGAAACGTTTCTGATTACTATACCTTACGTCCAGACCCATATTCAACCCACATTAGCAACATAAAGGCCTTCAGCAGAGTCTTCCTCCCTACACTCTACAGCATCGTCTTCATCGTGGGGTTCATCGGCAATGGCTTGGTGTTGTGCGTCCTGGTCAAGTTCAGCAAAAGGTCCAACATGTCAGATGTGTGTCTCTTCAACCTGGCGCTTTCAGAcctcctcttccttctctcATTACCTTTCTATGCTCACTATGTTGCCACCACTCAGTGGATGTTCGGGAGCTTCATGTGCCATACAGTGATTGCGTTCTACACGCTGGGATTCTATGGAAGCATCTTCTTCATGATCCTCATGACCATTGAGCGCTACAGTGCCATTGTCCACACCAATAACTCTCTCTTCTCTAAGCACCGGTCTGTCAGAGCTATCATAGCCCTAGTTTTGTTTATGTGGACACTTAGCCTGGGAGCTTCTCTGCCAAACATCATTTTCTCACAAATGAAGTATGCATCAGTGGGATGGATATGCAGTTTGGAATATCCAAAAGGAACAAAGTGGAGGTCATTCTATTACATGGAGCTGAACATCCTTAGCTTAATTATTCCTCTGTCAGTGATGGTGTTCTGCTACTCGCGCATCATCCCTATCTTAATGACCATGACGTCTCAGAAGAAACACAGAGCTGTCAGGCTCATTCTGGTGTTGGTCagtgttttcttcctcttctggaCACCTTACAACATCGTCATCTTCCTGAAGTTCCTGCAGTATCTGGGTTACATGAGCACTCGTGAGTGGTATCAGGACCTGAACATGGCTATGCAGTGGGTGGAAACCATAGCGTTCTGTCACTGCTGCATCAACCCCTTCATCTACGCCTTTGTTGTGCAGAGATTCAGGAATTTATTTCTAAGGATCCTCAAAGAGTGGTTTCCTTGTTGCTTTGGTCGCTTTAGAACAACTGAAAATGATTTCTCAATGaacaatatatga
- the LOC113662732 gene encoding C-C chemokine receptor type 5-like isoform X3: MAEVSESTETSGNVSDYYTLRPDPYSTHISNIKAFSRVFLPTLYSIVFIVGFIGNGLVLCVLVKFSKRSNMSDVCLFNLALSDLLFLLSLPFYAHYVATTQWMFGSFMCHTVIAFYTLGFYGSIFFMILMTIERYSAIVHTNNSLFSKHRSVRAIIALVLFMWTLSLGASLPNIIFSQMKYASVGWICSLEYPKGTKWRSFYYMELNILSLIIPLSVMVFCYSRIIPILMTMTSQKKHRAVRLILVLVSVFFLFWTPYNIVIFLKFLQYLGYMSTREWYQDLNMAMQWVETIAFCHCCINPFIYAFVVQRFRNLFLRILKEWFPCCFGRFRTTENDFSMNNI; this comes from the coding sequence ctGGAAACGTTTCTGATTACTATACCTTACGTCCAGACCCATATTCAACCCACATTAGCAACATAAAGGCCTTCAGCAGAGTCTTCCTCCCTACACTCTACAGCATCGTCTTCATCGTGGGGTTCATCGGCAATGGCTTGGTGTTGTGCGTCCTGGTCAAGTTCAGCAAAAGGTCCAACATGTCAGATGTGTGTCTCTTCAACCTGGCGCTTTCAGAcctcctcttccttctctcATTACCTTTCTATGCTCACTATGTTGCCACCACTCAGTGGATGTTCGGGAGCTTCATGTGCCATACAGTGATTGCGTTCTACACGCTGGGATTCTATGGAAGCATCTTCTTCATGATCCTCATGACCATTGAGCGCTACAGTGCCATTGTCCACACCAATAACTCTCTCTTCTCTAAGCACCGGTCTGTCAGAGCTATCATAGCCCTAGTTTTGTTTATGTGGACACTTAGCCTGGGAGCTTCTCTGCCAAACATCATTTTCTCACAAATGAAGTATGCATCAGTGGGATGGATATGCAGTTTGGAATATCCAAAAGGAACAAAGTGGAGGTCATTCTATTACATGGAGCTGAACATCCTTAGCTTAATTATTCCTCTGTCAGTGATGGTGTTCTGCTACTCGCGCATCATCCCTATCTTAATGACCATGACGTCTCAGAAGAAACACAGAGCTGTCAGGCTCATTCTGGTGTTGGTCagtgttttcttcctcttctggaCACCTTACAACATCGTCATCTTCCTGAAGTTCCTGCAGTATCTGGGTTACATGAGCACTCGTGAGTGGTATCAGGACCTGAACATGGCTATGCAGTGGGTGGAAACCATAGCGTTCTGTCACTGCTGCATCAACCCCTTCATCTACGCCTTTGTTGTGCAGAGATTCAGGAATTTATTTCTAAGGATCCTCAAAGAGTGGTTTCCTTGTTGCTTTGGTCGCTTTAGAACAACTGAAAATGATTTCTCAATGaacaatatatga